The proteins below come from a single Microtus ochrogaster isolate Prairie Vole_2 chromosome 8, MicOch1.0, whole genome shotgun sequence genomic window:
- the Hhex gene encoding hematopoietically-expressed homeobox protein HHEX encodes MQFPHPGPAAAPAVGVPLYAPTPLLQPAHPTPFYIDDILGRGPAAPTPTPTLPSPNSSFTSLVSSYRTPVYEPTPVHPAFSHHPAAALAAAYGPGGFGGPLYPFPRTVNDYTHALLRHDPLGKPLLWSPFLQRPLHKRKGGQVRFSNDQTIELEKKFETQKYLSPPERKRLAKMLQLSERQVKTWFQNRRAKWRRLKQENPQSNKKDELDNLDASCGQGQDSPSEQSKGASLDTSQCSPSPASREDSEISEDSDQEVDIEGDKGYFNAG; translated from the exons ATGCAGTTCCCGCACCCGGGGCCCGCGGCTGCGCCCGCCGTGGGAGTACCGCTGTACGCGCCCACGCCGCTGCTGCAGCCCGCTCACCCGACGCCCTTCTACATCGACGACATCCTGGGTCGCGGGCCCGCGGCGCCCACGCCCACCCCCACGCTGCCATCTCCCAACTCCTCCTTCACCAGCCTCGTGTCCTCCTACCGGACCCCGGTGTACGAGCCCACGCCGGTCCACCCCGCCTTCTCGCACCACCCCGCCGCCGCGCTGGCCGCCGCCTACGGTCCCGGTGGCTTCGGAGGCCCTCTGTACCCCTTCCCGCGGACGGTGAACGACTACACGCACGCCCTGCTCCGCCACGACCCCTTGG gcaaGCCCCTGCTCTGGAGCCCCTTCCTACAACGGCCCCTGCACAAAAGGAAAGGCGGTCAAGTGAGGTTCTCCAACGACCAGACCATCGAACTGGAGAAGAAGTTCGAGACTCAGAAATACCTCTCCCCGCCTGAGAGGAAGCGTCTGGCTAAGATGTTGCAGCTCAGTGAGAGACAG gTCAAAACCTGGTTTCAGAATCGACGCGCTAAATGGAGAAGACTGAAACAG GAGAACCCTCAAAGCAATAAAAAGGATGAGTTGGACAATTTGGATGCTTCCTGTGGCCAGGGCCAGGACTCGCCCAGTGAGCAGAGTAAAGGCGCCTCTCTGGATACTTCTCAGTGTTCTCCTTCCCCTGCTTCTCGGGAGGACTCCGAGATCTCAGAGGATTCGGACCAGGAAGTGGACATTGAGGGTGACAAAGGCTACTTTAATGCTGGATGA